The Paenibacillus mucilaginosus 3016 genome includes the window TCGCCCCCCCAGGCGAGTCTTTTCTATTTCTGCCGCATGCTCCATTTCTCGATCGGACTCAGCGATCAGCACGTCGATTAGCTCCATGCCCTCGATCACCGCCGGGCTCTTCTTCCAGGCAAGCATTTGAGCACGCCATTGGTGCTCCGTGATTGGGCTTCTCATATCCTCCGAATCTCCTCTTCATCAATTTTCAAATCGTCAAGCACTTCCGCCGTGCAATCCTTGCAAGCTTTGCCGATCTTATTAATCCAATACACAGCGGGCTCTTCGCATCCAGCGATCTCGCACATTTTGCTAAAATCCAACATGCTGCATGTTCCCTCCGTCATAATAGAATTGGAATTGCTTTGGTGGGTTCTTGCACACCCACATCCAGTTTTCGTATGTAACGGCGTCCGGAACTTGTTTCCCGTTCTCGATCCGGCTTACCGTTGATTGAGTCAAAGCTAGGTAATCGGCCAGCTGTTCTTGCGAGTAATGGGCTTTTAAGCGGAGCCAGCGCAGTTTTTCGCTTACCTCCCGTGTGGAGATCATCGCGCTCACCTCCTTTCCCATTTATGCTGAATCCGCATGGTACTCTGTCAGCCGAGGGGTTATGATTGGTTTATCAGATCACATCCCCCTCACCTCCCCCCCACCGCCCGTCGCCCTAGGAGACGGGCTTTCCTCTACCCATCAGGGCACTTCCCGCTTCAACCAGTTGATAAAATCCACTTTAAGTACGCAGTATGGTTTTTCTCCCCCATTAGCCAGCGGAAAGTCCGGCCGATTCATCACTGAGTATGTGTGGCTGGTGGACCAACGTGTCATTTCAATGATGTCGTTCGCCGACAGCAGATCCGGATAATCTGCGAATGGCTCCCGCGGCTGCTCCTTTTTAAGCAGCATCTCCGCCAAATTCCCCAACAACTCCATAACCTTATGCTCGTAAATCGTTGGTTGATTTTGCGCCATCTGAAATCGCATCTCCTTTCATTCGCGCTCCACTTTCGATCCCATCAAGCATCTCCAGCAGTTCTTCTAGGTCCTTCACGACCTCTTCGATCGTGTATCCCATATCCATCTCTGTCTGCAGCCCAACAATCGTCCGAAGCACCATTGCCTTCGCTTCGACCACCGACCATGCAACCTGAACGTCCTTCATAAGTCACCACCTATACGGACGATAAATTCAACTTTACGTTTAAATTTTCGTCAAAAAAATTTGAGACCGGCTCATCTAAAGCTTGAGCAATGCTCTCCAATTCTTGGACGGTGATGGCACGCTTGCCATTCTCCTTCATGTTGTAGTTAGCAATAGTCATTCCCACCTTCTTAGCCACGAAAGTTTGAGATACGCCCTTCGATTTCCTTACTTCTCTGATTCTTTCAAAGATTTCCACTCCATCACCGCCCTTAAACGTAAAGTTGAATCTTTAAGTAGAGTATATTTCAACAAATCGTTTAAGTCAACACGTTATTAAACTTAATGTTGATTCATTTTAACGCAACGTTAAAACGTGGTAACATATACTCAAATTATGGATAGGGCGGGCATACATATGTCATTAGGATCAAGATTGAAATCAGAACGTGAAAAGCGCGGTTGGTCTCAATTGTTGGCAGCAGAAAAACTAGGCATTACAAATGCTGTCCTTTCAAACTATGAGAGGGATTACAGAGACCCAGATACTGAGACACTTAAAAAAATGGCAGATCTTTACGAGGTGACCACGGATTACCTATTAGGCAGGGTAGAAGCAGAAAAACCAAACACTTATGAAGATCCCCTTGAAGATCCCTATCGAAGCATTCACTTTAATGGGTGGGATAAACTTTCACCTGAGGATCAAGAGGAAATAAAGGCGTTTTTTAGAGCAAAAATTATGATCAGAGAAGCAGAGGAAAGAAACAAGCGGAATAAAAAAAATTGAGGTGTTAAATTGGACAACCGAGATTTAGGGAAAATAGAGCATTCCCCCATTAAAACAAATGTCCAAATTAAAGAATCGAAGCAGCCAATAAAAACGCCTGGTTGTATGAGTTTTTTGGTGTGGAGCTCAATTATCATAGTCGTTCTAATTCTTATTGCACTCAGAAATGAAGACGAAAAGAAAACCGTAACCCAATCAATTACTAATACCAAAGTAGAACAAGCACGAAAAAACCTAGATCCAACAACACAGAGGCTTATCTCATTTAATGTAACACCTCATGAATCAGTTGTTCGATATGGCCAGCAATTAAAATATTCATTAATACTGAAGAATGAAGGAGATCATACAATAAACGGAGCAAACATCTCTGTAGATGGTGATTGGTATAAATATTCGAATATATCACTTTCTGAAAATGCAAAATTAGAAAATGGGATTTTGAGTGACAAGATCATATATTCCGATAAAATTGAGCCTCAGCAACAAGTGACAATTGAATTTACAGGTACTGTAAATGATGGTACCGAAATTGATCCCGCAGGTTTTATTTGTCAGTTTATTCCAACAACTACCTTTGATAATAGAAAATTTGTTGGCGATGTAGATAAACAGACATTGCAGGTCTACATACTCCCAGAAAAACAAGGTGCAGAAAACGTTAATGTCAGCGTATCGGAGGCGAAAAGGGAACTAGCAAACTATACACCTGCAATGATTGATTTCAATCTTGAAACTAAAATTAACACACTATCCTCTGGAGAAAAAGCTGAGTTAGTTTTAAATATAGAGAACAAAGGCGATCGGCCAATTGAGGGCCTGTATATGTATGCCAGCAATGATTTTAGCTACCTCGAGAATCTTCAGGTTTCCAGTGGTCAGATTGAACCTGGTCTGCTAACCCAAACAATTAAAATAGAAAATGTAATTAATCCAAACACTTCAATGACATTAACCATTACTGGAACACTCAATAAAATAACTAAAGAGAAACTAAAGTTAACTGTCTCTCCAGGAAGATCAGTCAATGGCGAAGAGGTTATTGTCTTAGGCGATTCAGAAAAAAAGAAATAGAAATTTCTCTTACAAATTAGTTATTCGCCCTTATGGGCTTTTCTTTTATAGCAAAAGGCGAACGTATATTCGAAAAACGACTCGCTGCCGAGGTGGATCATGAATTTGACAAAGTATCAGACCACGCA containing:
- a CDS encoding helix-turn-helix transcriptional regulator, yielding MISTREVSEKLRWLRLKAHYSQEQLADYLALTQSTVSRIENGKQVPDAVTYENWMWVCKNPPKQFQFYYDGGNMQHVGF
- a CDS encoding helix-turn-helix domain-containing protein encodes the protein MEIFERIREVRKSKGVSQTFVAKKVGMTIANYNMKENGKRAITVQELESIAQALDEPVSNFFDENLNVKLNLSSV
- a CDS encoding helix-turn-helix domain-containing protein; protein product: MSLGSRLKSEREKRGWSQLLAAEKLGITNAVLSNYERDYRDPDTETLKKMADLYEVTTDYLLGRVEAEKPNTYEDPLEDPYRSIHFNGWDKLSPEDQEEIKAFFRAKIMIREAEERNKRNKKN